CGGCTCCCTCCTGCCATCCGGCCGCGTCGCTGACCCCGCGCAGCCGGGTGGTCACCGTCTCCGGGAACATGCGGTCCATGCGGTCCGCGACCGCCACGTCGCGGGCCGCGAGGACCGGCAGCAACTCCCCCTCCGAGGCCGCCACTTGGCCCTCCGCGACGGACGCCAGGCGGTCTCCGATCCGGTGCGCGTACGCGGCGAGGAAGGACTGCCGGAAGGTCTTCGTACGCTTCCGCCCTCCTGCCCGCTGTGCCGCCTCCGCCTTCGTCATCGCCGCCGTGGCCTGTACGAGCAGCGAGGTGTAGAGGAGCTCGACCGCCTCCAGATCGGGTTCGAAGCCGACGACGGTCGAGAAGCCGAGGGCCTCGTTCCACACGGCCCGGCAGCGGTTCGCCCCGGCCACCGCGTCCAGGAGCACCGCCTTGGCCGTCTCGTACGGCGGCTCGACGCCGACACGGCAGGCGCCGGGCGCGTCCTTCGCGTGCGTCCGCGCAGCGAGCAGCGCCTCGTCGATGCTGTGCCGCGCCATCAGTTCCTGTGCCTTGGCGCTCAGCGCCTCGGCCTCCTCGGGGAAGCCGGTCGCCTCGGCCTTCGCCAGCAGGGCGCGGATACGGGTGAGCATGCGGGAGTCGTGGGGGGTGGCCGGGCTCGCTGCGGGGTGGGGCCCCGGTGCGTCCAGTGGTTCGAGGGTGGGGAGGCGGAGGAGGAGGCGGTAGAGCTCCAGTACGGCGGTGGCGTGCGAGAAGCGGTCGGTGCGGGGGGCTGGCTCCTGCTCCGCTTGGGCGTGCAGTTCTTCGAGCTGGGCGGACCAGCGGGGACCCTGCGGCGCGCGGTTCTCGCTCAGGATCAATGCCGACACCAGGCGTACGTGTACGTCGTCCAGTTCGCGTCGCACGAACCGTACGACGTCGGCGGGCTGCCAGCCGCGTCGCCAGGCCGCGGCTACGAACTCCTCACCTCGGCGGGTGAGTTCGGCATCGGAGGCGGGGTCGGCGGCGAGCAGCGAGGCCCCGGTGTCGAGGGTCGCGTCGGTGTCGGCGTAGAGGGCCGCCTGGAAGGCCCGCTCCACCGTGCCGGGGCCGGGCGTACTGCTGCTGCTCATGCGTCGATCGTGTCACGCGCCTCCTGCTGCGTCGGGGGTCGGGGCCGTGCCGGTACATCCGCCCGTCGTGGCCGGTGGATCAGACGTGGGAATACAGGAACCCTCTCCAGATCCGAACGGGGCGACGGGCATGTGATGTACCGGCACGGCCCCTCCCGCGCGCTGGCGACTGCGGGTGCGTGGGGGCGTGCGCCCAGATCTTTCAGCCCGTCCGGCGAAGCCTTTTAGCCCGTCCGGCGTTTGAGGACGAGGCCGTTCAGGCCGATGCGGGGGGCTGGGGGCGGCAGCCCCCAGGTATGGGAATGGGTAGGGGCGGAGGGGGCGAAAAACATCCCGCCCGCAGACGGGGGCGACGGGCCTTCGATCGGCTGGCGCACCCCCAGCCCGGGGTGTCAACTGTGGGTTGACGCCGTAGGATCGTCAACCTACGGTTGACGCATGACTTCGAAACCACCCGGAACGGCATCCGTACGCCTCGACGACCTCATCGAGGCCATCAAGAAGGTCCACACCGACGCACTCGAACAGCTGCAGGACGCGGTAATCGCAGCTGATCACCTGGGCGACGTAGCCGACCACCTGATCGGCCACTTCGTGGACCAGGCACGGCGCTCGGGCGCGTCCTGGACAGAGATCGGTAAGAGCATGGGGGTCACACGGCAGGCCGCGCAGAAGCGGTTCGTGCCGAAGGCCGAGGCCGACCTCGATCCCAACCAGGGCTTCGGCCGCTACACCCCCCGCGCCCGGCACGTCGTCATGGCCGCGCATGAGGGGGCCAAGGCGTCGCGCAGCACGGAAGGGCTCCCCGAGCACCTGGTCCTTGGTCTACTCGCTGAGCCCGAGGGCCTTGGTGCGCGGGCGATCGTCGCGCAGGGCGTGTCGTTGGACGCCGTGCGCGAGGCGGCCACGGCCGCCCTGCCGCCCGCCGCCGACGAGGTTCCCGAGCTCGTTCCGTACGGCCCCGCCGCCAAGAAGACCCTGGAACTCACCTTCCGCGAGGCGCTGCGCCTCGGCCACGACTACGTCGGCACGGAACACATCCTGCTGGCCCTCCTGGAGTTCGAGAACGGCGAGGGCGTCCTCAGCTCGGTCGGCGTCGACAAGGCGGCGACCGAGGAGTACATCGCGCAGCTGCTCGAAGGGATCACTCAGCAGGCCCGGGAGCAGGGCGGCAGCTGAGCGGCCGGATTGTCAGACCCTCCTGCGAGACTCGTCATCATGACCGAGCGCTGGGCTCTCGCGCCGGCCGAGGACGGTGGCGCGGAGGTCGCCGCCCTCGGCCCCGACGGGCTGCCCGCGGGACCGGTCCACACGGAGCCCGATCTCGCGGCGGCCGTGCGGACCAGGCCGCAGGTGAGCCGGTGGGTCTGGCGGTCCACGGCCGACGTCTATCCGCGTCTGCTCGCCGCGGGGGTGCGAGTGGAGCGGTGTTACGACATCGAGGCCGCCGAGACCCTGCTGCTCGGACACGAGGGGCGGCTCGGCCTGCCCAGATCGGCGGCCGCCGCGCTGGCCCGGCTGCGCGGCGGCCCCGTACCGCCCGATCCGCCGCAGCGCTCCGCCGAGCCCGGCGCGCAGTCGTCCCTCTTCGAACCGCGCCCAGTGCATGTGCCGGTGGCGGATCTCCTCGAGGTGTACGCCGACCAGCAGCGCCGGCATGACGCCACCGCGCACCCGGCGCGGATGAGGCTGCTCACGGCCGCCGAGTCGGCGGGGATGCTGGTCGCCGCCGAGATGAACCGGGCAGGGCTGCCATGGAGCGCGGACGTCCACCGGGACGTGCTGCACGAGCTCCTTGGAGAGCGGTACGCAGGCGGGGGTGAGCCACGGCGACTCGCCGAGCTCACGGATGAGGTCTCGGCCGCCTTCGGGAGGAGGGTCCGACCTGATCTGCCCGCGGATGTCATCCGAGCCTTTGCGCAGGCCGGGATCAAGGTCACGTCCACGCGGCGGTGGGAGATCGAGTCGATCGACCATCCGGCCGTGAAGCCCCTCGTCGAGTACAAGAAGCTGTACCGGATCTGGGTCGCCCATGGGTGGTCCTGGCTTCAGGACTGGGTGCGGGACGGGCGGTTCCGGCCCGAGTACCTGCCGGGCGGGACGGTCACCGGGCGCTGGGTGACCAATGGCGGGGGCGCCCTCCAGATCCCCAAGGTGATCCGGCGTGCCGTCGTCGCCGACCCGGGCTGGCGGCTCGTCGTCGCCGACGCCGATCAGATGGAGCCCCGAGTATTGGCCGCGATCTCCCGTGATCCTGGGCTGATGGAGGTCGCCGGGCGCGAGAGTGATCTGTACCAGGCGGTTTCGGACCGGGCGTTCGCCGGTGACCGTGCCCAGGCCAAGCTCGCCGTGCTCGGCGCGGTGTACGGACAGACCTCGGGTGACGGCCTCAAGAACCTCGCGCTGTTGCGCCGCCGGTTTCCCAAGGCCGTGGCGTACGTGGACGACGCGGCGCGGGCCGGCGAGGAGGGGCGGCTTGTGCGGACCTGGCTGGGGCGGACCTCTCCGCCCGCGGCGGGTGCGTCGGACGACTTCGCGGAGGAGGCGGGTATTCCGCAGGACGATCCCTCCGAGGCCCCCGTCGACCAGGGCTGGGTCCCGGGGTACGCCTCCTCCAACTCCCGTGCTCGCGGCCGGTTCGCCCGTAACTTCGTGGTCCAGGGCAGCGCCGCCGACTGGGCCCTGCTGGTGCTCGCCGCGCTGCGGCGCACCTGCTCGGATCTCGCGGCCGAGCTGGTCTTCTTCCAGCACGACGAGGTGATCGTGCACTGTCCGGCGGAGGAAGCGGACGCCGTGGTGACCGCGATCCGTGAGGCGGCGGAACTCGCGGGGCGGCTCACGTTCGGGGAGACGCCGGTTCGGTTTCCGTTCACTACGGCCGTGGTGGAGTGTTATGCCGACGCCAAGTGAGTGTTCCGCCGACAGCACGTGAGTGTCGTATCGACGGCACGTGATCGCGCCCGCCCGCTCCGAGGCCTACGTCCGCTTCGGTTTCTCTGGCTTTTCCGGCTGTTCCGGCTGTTCCGGCTTGTCGTTCAGGAGCTCCCGTAGCTCCGCCACCACCGGGCTGTCCGTCTCCTCCAGGGCCTTCAGCGCCGACTCCCATTGTTCGTATGCCGCTTCGGCGTCCCCTCGCGTGCTCAGGAGCAGCCCTCGCTGGTGGCGGGCGAGTCCTCCGGTGTAACGGTCGGCCCGGCAGTCGGCCCTGCGCAGCAGCAGGTCGCATTCGCACGCGGCGCGCTCCCACTGGCCCACCCCGCGCAGCGCCCGCACGAGGCCGAGCCGGGTCTGCGACTCGCCGTGCCAGTCGCCGTGGGTGCCAAGGATGCGCAGGCTCTCCTCGAAGTGCGGTAGGGCCGCGGCCGGTTCGCCGAGGGCGAGGTGGGCGTAGCCGATGTTGCAGTGCGCGGAGTGGCGGATGATGACGTCGTCGAGCGCGACGCCGATCGTGAGGCTGCGCTTGTGGTGGTCGATGGCGGCCCGGGGATCCGTGTGCTCGTACAGGTTGCCGAGGTGGCTGTAGGTGATGGCCTCCGTGTGCGGATCGCCCAACTCGCGGGAGAGTTCAAGGCTTTGGAGGAGCGCCTCGCTGGATTCGGCGTGGCGTGGCGCACCAGGACCGGGACGTACGGGGAGGTCGCGGCGTGGCGTTCCACCAGCGCCACCAGGTTCTCCAGCTCCAGGTCGCCCCAGGCGAAGGCCTCCTTCGCGGAGCGGAACGGGGGTGTGGCCACGACGTCCGCCGCGTGCGCGTGCGGCTGTGCGGCGGTCGGGCGGCTGCGGTCCTCGCGGTCGAGGCCGGGTTCGAGGATCGCCTCCAGGGAGCGGGCGGCGACACCGGCGTACTCGATGCCGAGTTCCTCCAGCAGGCGGGCCCGCAGGTCGCGGTGAACGGCGAGGGCTTCGGCCTGGCGGCCCGTGCGGTGCAGTACGAGCATCAGGAGGCGGTGGAAGGCCTCGCGGAGGGGGTACTCCGCGGTGAGGGCGGCCAGCTCGGGGGCCAGCCGGTCGCGTCGGGCGACTGTGGAAGCGAGCATCAGCTCGGCCTCGTACCGCCACTCCAGGACCAGCAGCCGGGCCTCCTCCAGACGCTGGACGAAGGCGTGTCCGCCGGTCTCGGGCGGCAGCCCGCTCAGCGGGGTGCCGCGCCACAGCGCGAGCGCCGCCGTGGCTTCGCGCAGGGCCCGTTCCCAGTCGCGCCCGGCGTGCGCGACGCGCGCGGCCGTGGCGTGGTGCGCGAAGACACGGACGTCCAACTCGCCCTCGCCGACCCGCAGGACGTAGCCGGGAGGCACCGCGCGCAGGCGCTCCGGGTCGTCGAGGAGGCGGCGCAGGCGCGTCACATGGTTGTGGAGGGAGGCCTGCGCGGACGCCGGGGGCGCTCCGCCCCACAGCGCGTCCTTGAGTACGTCGACCGGGACGACCCGGCCCGGTTCCTGGAGCAGCGCCGCCAGCAGGGCACGCATCTTAGCGCTGCCGATCGGCCTGAACTCGCCGTCGGCGTCGTACAGGACCGGCGGCCCCAGCAGCCCGAACCGCAGCTCGTCCCGCATCACGCCGCCCCACTGCCTTCCCGACCGAACCGTGTGCCTCATGTTAGCGATCCGTTGGCGTGACCTGATGTGATCAGTTCATCGGATCTGGCCCGACGGTGCGCGCGTATGAGGCGTAACTCGGGGGAGTGTCGCCGCCGCGGCCGGATCCGGGGTGCCAGAGGCCCCGGTCGTCGGAGGTGAACGACCGGGGCCTCCGTCTGTCAGCCACCGGAGGCGTTCTCGTCGGACGGATCAGATGACAGGCGGGCGTTCCCGTCGGTCGAGTCAGATGACGGGCGGGCGTCCCAGCCGGGTGAGCCGCCACACCGTGCGCCACCGCATCGGTCGGCGCTCCCCGCCGGGTTGCCGCAGGCCCTCCGCGAACCCGCCGAACCAGGCCTTGAGCCCGCCGACGGACCGGGTCCGTACGAGCGTGGCGAGGATCCAGATGCCCAGGTGCACGGGGATCAGCGGGAGGGGCAGCCGGCGGCGGGTGAGCCAGACCCGGTTGCGCGCGGTCACCCGGTAGTAGATGGCGTGCCGGGCGGGCGAGGTCTTCGGGTGCTGGAGCAGCAGCTCGGGCTCGTACCGCACGGTCCACCCGGCGTCGATGGCACGCCAGGCCATGTCGGTCTCCTCGTGCGCGAAGAAGAACTCGGCGGGCCAGTCACCGATCTCGGCGAGCATGGGCATCGAGAGCGCGTGCCCACCGCCGAGGAACCCGGTGACCGGCCCTCCCCGCATCGGGTCACTGGCCCCGACGCGGGGAACATGCCGGCGCTGCGTCTCCCCGTTCTCGTCGGCTATGCGGAAACCGACGATGCCGAGGCGCGGGTCGGCGGCGTACAGGTCCCGTACCTTCCGCAGCACATCCCCGTCGATCAGCAGCCCGTCGTCGTCGAGTTCGACGACGACGTCGACGTCCCCGAACTCCTGCAGGCATCGCAGGCCGACATTGCGGCCGCCCGGACACCCGAGGTTCTCGTCGACCTCGATGGTGGTCACCTCACCGGGGAGGCCGAGGCGTTCGGCGAACTCGGGCAGCGGGGAGCCGTTGCCCACGATCACGATCCGCGCGGGCGGGACGTCCTGCTTGGCCACGGAGGTGAGCAGCGCGTCGACCTCGGTGGGCCGGTTCCCCATGGTCACCACGGCAACGGCAAGCCGCGGCCCCTCCTCCGCCTGTGACACGACATCCACCCCATCCCGGCCGACAACTGTGCCCGCGATGCTAGCCGTTCACCGAAAATATGCTCCACGTACGTCCTTCCGTACGTCCGGACGGCATCGGTCGGGCCGCGTACGCCCGGCGGAGTTGCGGTGAGTTGTGTGGGTTTGCATGGAGTTGGGTGACAGCGACGGGGGACGGGGTCAGTGGGCCACCGGCGGGGCGATGCAGGCCGTCTCCGGGTAGGGGCCGGTGACCTCGGTCCACACGTGGTCCTCGCTCACCACGCCCGAGATGCACGCGGTCTTGCCGACCCAGATGCCGTACGCGGTGCCCGGCACCTTCTCCGAGTGGTCCACGTTCCAACGCGACCACGGGTCCTGGACCCGCATGTCCTCGGCACGGAAGCCGAGGGAGGCGAGCGCGGGGCGTACGTCCTTGGGGCTGATCTTCCCCTCGCCGCGCAGTTTCTCCAGCAGCGGCTTGACCTGCTTCGCCTTCTCCTCAGCCGCCGCCTCGTCCGCCGGACTCATGTCCTTCGCCCTGCGGCCGATGTTGTTCTCGGCGTTGTGCGGCGCGCTGTCGCCCCGGTCCGGCTCGGCGTGCGGGCTCGCGCCCGGGGAGACGGAGCCGGAACCCGACGTCGCGGGCGCGGCCGGCCCCAGGCCCGGCTTCTGGGTGCCACACGCGGCGAGGCACGCGACGGCGGTCACGGCCAGAAGGGCGGAGCGCCGAGCGACGCTCGTACGGCTCGTACGGCTCTGGCGGCTCTGGCGGCTCTTCCGGAGAGGCATGAGGCCAGGCTGACAGAAGAGCCGGCAGGGCACCTGAGTACGGACACTCATCTCGAACAGCCCACCCACCCTGCGGAGTTCGAGGAGATCGCCCGAAGAGCGCCCGGCGCCACCCTGCTGCGCCGGGGCGGCGCCGGGCAGGATGAGGGACATGCGGAGTGACACGCCTGGTCCCACATCGCGCTACCTGTCCCTGCCCGAGGAATTCATCGTCCTCTCCCACTTGGACTCCGGCAAAGTCCACGACACCACTCAAACGGCGTTCGGCTGCGCGGCAGCCGAACTCGCCGAACTCGCCCTGCGCCGCAAGGTATTGGTCCGGCCCCACAAGTCCAGGAAGTTCGGCGTCGAGGTCTACCGGCACAAAGGCGAGATCGAACTGCTCGACAGGGGCCGCACGGGTCTCGCCTGGGCAGACGAGCTGCTGGCAGACCTGGCAGACATGACAGGCCTGGAGACCCACGCCGTATATCGATGGCTCCGCCGACGCCACCGTAAAGCGCTGCCTCTGCACAGGCAGACGCTCACGGAACGCGGCGTGCTGCACCACAGGCCCGGGAAACTGCTCGGGAAGGAGCGCTACTACCCCGACCCCGGGGTGCGCAATGCCCTGATCAACGAGGTCCGCACCGCGTACACCAGCCAGAGCCCGCTCACCGGACACCTGCTGCTCCTCTGCGATCTGCTGGACGGCGCCGAACTCACCAAAGACCTCGGCCTCACGTTGACCCACCGCCAGAGACTGGACCGCGCCCGCGGCATCGGAGCCGTGGAGCCCCTCCCCGAAGTCCTACGCGACACCAGCACGGTCCTCGGTTTCTCCATACCCAAACGCGACGGCGGAGGTTTCGGCTTCGGCGACGGGGACTAGGACCTGACTGTTGCGAGCCCGGGGCGCGGCGCATCGGAAGGCTGCGGACCCGCATTCGTCGGCCGGCTATCTCGCCTCGGTGAGCGTCGCATAGACCACGATGTTGCCCTGGTACCCGGTCTTCTTGGCGTAACGGCCACCACAAGTGATCACGCGCAGTTGGGGCAGCTCGGAGCGGCCGTAGACCTTCTTGCTGGGGAACTCCTTCCGGCTGTAGAACTCCACGGCGTCGACGGTGAACAGGGCTGTGCGCCGGTCTTTCCGGCTGATCTCGATGACGGAGCCCTTGGCCAGGGCGCCGAGGCCGAAGAAGACGCCGGGGCTGCCGGTGCGTGTGTCCACATGCCCGGTGGTGATAGCCGTCCCGGTCGAGCCGGGCGCCGTGCCGTCGCCGTACCAGCCGGCGAGGTTGGCTTTGTCGGCAGGCGGAGGCCGCAGCGCCCCCGCCCGGTCGAGGCCCAGCCTCATCATGGGAGCGTCAACCTTGAGGGCGGGAACACGAATCCGCACCGGATCCGCCGGGGGCAGCGGCTGGACGGCGGGAATGACGGCGGAGGGGGTGCGGCCGGAAGCGGGGAGTTCAGCGAAGCCCTGAGAGGGGGCGGTGGCAGCGGGAGGTGCGAAGCCCTGGGCAGCGGAGGGCTGCGGTGGCTGCGCGTCATGCACCCCGCCGATCACCAGCACGATGCCTGCCGCCGCGGCGCAGGCCAGCACCTTGACCGAAAGGACCGACGAGTAGAGGGAAGCATCGGTCCTGCGCTGGGTTTCCATGAGGTCGAGCCTGCCTCTCTACGCCTACGTCCCTCTGCCCCCTGTCCCCCGCGCCTCTGCGCTTCTGCCCTCCCTGCGCCCCTGCCCCTCTGCCCCCATGTCTCTGGTCTCTTGCTCGCAGTGGGGCGAGGTGGGCCTCGCGGACCAGGGACCCGGGATCCCCCGCCCCGGCTCCCGGACCTCGTCTTCGGGCTCCGGACCTCGGGCCGATGCGCTGACGCCGTTGGCGTATCCGGTCAGCGGCTAGCAGCTGATGCTCTGCCCGAGGGCCGACGTGGTGCGGGAGCCTGGCTGTCACGTACCTACGCTGTCCGAGCGGTAGCGGCGCCACCGCATCAGACCTCCGGCGGCGGCTCCCGCGAGCAGCACACCGCCCAGAACCAGCGGCTGCGTGTCTCCACTCCCGGCGTCCCCGAAGCCGGCCCCGACGGCGCCGTGTGGCTGGCCGCCCATCGTGACCTCGTACGTTCCCGTCACTTGGGTCCGCGGCGGACACTTGACGGTGACTTCGTCGCTGCTCGGATCCATCCCCTCCGGCACCTGGAACTCTCCGGCGAGTACGCCCTCACGATCCCCCTCGAAGAGGTGAAAGGACCCTCCCGCCTTCGACTCGCCCTTGCCATAGGTCTCCGAACCGCAGGCCGTGGTCTCGACGAAGACCTTGGAGCCCGGGGAGGCGTTCCTCGGGTTGATGTCGATGTCCGAGTCCCCGGCGACAGCGGCCGGAGCCTGTAGGGCAACGGCGCCGAGAACCAGGCCGATGCCGGCGGCAATGTGTGCGTAACGCATGAGCTTCCTCCAACGGGGCAGTAACCGGCCTATCCGCAGGGCACGTCTGCTGTGCTCCACCCACGAGGCAACCGACACCCCGTCACCTCCGCAACACGACGCATCGCCATGCGTGTCCCCCGGGCAGGCGGAGTGCCTGCGCCCGCTCTGCCGTTTGCGCAGGTCATCGAGGCGGACACGGCTGCCGCCGGAGAAATACGAGAAGATGGCGATCGGGCTAGTGACCCTTCGTCAAGTCCACGGATCACGTCCGCTCGTCGCCCCTGCCACCGGCCATCGCCATCACCCGCCGCAGGCGCCGGACGGAGCGATGCACCCCTCGGCACGATGGTGAAGTACCCCCGAGATGCGGCAGAAGGTGACAGCAGGTCAGATGGGACTGCCCGAGGTTGCGGGGGTCAGGCGCTCTTGCCCGCCGCGACCGCGACCTGGACCTCGACCGGCGGCGTGGGTTCCTCGTTCGCCCGCTGCGGCGGCACGGTGTCCGGCGTGGTGCGGCGGCCGGCAAGCGTGTGTGCCGCGCCGACCAGGAGAAGACGACAGAACCGACCAGGTTTCCGAGGAGGGAGACGACGATGACGGCCCCCGCGCCGCCGACCGACACCCGTCGGCGACAGGCACCTTGCACCATCGTCATCATGTTGCTGGTGTACAGCTCGGCACCGGCGAAGATCACAAGGGTCAGTGCCACGCCGAAGACCATGCCCTGGATCAGCTTGGTCCACGGGCAGTGCTCCGCGCTGGGCGGGCCGGTCACCATGAGCATCAGCAACGGCGATACGGCCATGGCCACGCCCACCGGTGACCTCGAGGTGGCGGCCATACCTCTGGACGTTCCGCTCCCTGGGGCTCGCGGCCCGATACTGCCCGCAGACCGGACGTACCTGCCTATGCGCGTGCATATACGTGTGGCACGCACGCCGACACTCTCCGACGTTGTCCGCGAATGTCCGACTCCCGCTGCGCCAGGCTGCCGGCGACAGAGAAAGCGCCCCAGAATAAGAGAAAGCCCGAGTCAGCTGTATCTGACCCGGGCTTTCGCTGGAGCCGCCTTCGGGATTCGAACCCGAGACCTACGCATTACGAGTGCGTTGCTCTGGCCATCTGAGCTAAGGCGGCACGCTGTCCGCACTATGGTGCGATCAGCAACGTCGGTAAGTCTACACAGTTTCCGGTGGTGCTCCGTACACACCCCGGAGGGGCCCGTTCCGGGGTGTGGGGCACGGCTATGAGCAGCGCTTTTCCTTGGGGGGAGGGGTGCCCTGGAGGAGGTAGCGGTTGATCGTGGAGTCGACGCAGGTGCTGCCGCGGCCGTAGGCGGTGTGGCCGTCGCCGACGTAGGTGAGGAGGCGGGCTGAGGAGAGCTGGGAGGCGAGGGCCTGGGCCCAGGGGTAGGGGGTCGCCGGGTCGCGGGTGGTGCCGACCACGAGGATCGGGGCCGCGCCCTTCGCCTCGATGCGGTGGGGTTCGCCGGTCGACCTGACCGGCCAGTAAGCGCAGTTCAGCGAGGCCCAGGCCAGGCCCGCGCCGAAGA
This genomic interval from Streptomyces dengpaensis contains the following:
- a CDS encoding DUF2786 domain-containing protein; this translates as MSSSSTPGPGTVERAFQAALYADTDATLDTGASLLAADPASDAELTRRGEEFVAAAWRRGWQPADVVRFVRRELDDVHVRLVSALILSENRAPQGPRWSAQLEELHAQAEQEPAPRTDRFSHATAVLELYRLLLRLPTLEPLDAPGPHPAASPATPHDSRMLTRIRALLAKAEATGFPEEAEALSAKAQELMARHSIDEALLAARTHAKDAPGACRVGVEPPYETAKAVLLDAVAGANRCRAVWNEALGFSTVVGFEPDLEAVELLYTSLLVQATAAMTKAEAAQRAGGRKRTKTFRQSFLAAYAHRIGDRLASVAEGQVAASEGELLPVLAARDVAVADRMDRMFPETVTTRLRGVSDAAGWQEGAAAADRAQVKGRRPIP
- a CDS encoding formate/nitrite transporter family protein, with the translated sequence MAATSRSPVGVAMAVSPLLMLMVTGPPSAEHCPWTKLIQGMVFGVALTLVIFAGAELYTSNMMTMVQGACRRRVSVGGAGAVIVVSLLGNLVGSVVFSWSARHTRLPAAAPRRTPCRRSGRTRNPRRRSRSRSRSRRARAPDPRNLGQSHLTCCHLLPHLGGTSPSCRGVHRSVRRLRRVMAMAGGRGDERT
- a CDS encoding Clp protease N-terminal domain-containing protein, encoding MTSKPPGTASVRLDDLIEAIKKVHTDALEQLQDAVIAADHLGDVADHLIGHFVDQARRSGASWTEIGKSMGVTRQAAQKRFVPKAEADLDPNQGFGRYTPRARHVVMAAHEGAKASRSTEGLPEHLVLGLLAEPEGLGARAIVAQGVSLDAVREAATAALPPAADEVPELVPYGPAAKKTLELTFREALRLGHDYVGTEHILLALLEFENGEGVLSSVGVDKAATEEYIAQLLEGITQQAREQGGS
- a CDS encoding bifunctional 3'-5' exonuclease/DNA polymerase, producing the protein MTERWALAPAEDGGAEVAALGPDGLPAGPVHTEPDLAAAVRTRPQVSRWVWRSTADVYPRLLAAGVRVERCYDIEAAETLLLGHEGRLGLPRSAAAALARLRGGPVPPDPPQRSAEPGAQSSLFEPRPVHVPVADLLEVYADQQRRHDATAHPARMRLLTAAESAGMLVAAEMNRAGLPWSADVHRDVLHELLGERYAGGGEPRRLAELTDEVSAAFGRRVRPDLPADVIRAFAQAGIKVTSTRRWEIESIDHPAVKPLVEYKKLYRIWVAHGWSWLQDWVRDGRFRPEYLPGGTVTGRWVTNGGGALQIPKVIRRAVVADPGWRLVVADADQMEPRVLAAISRDPGLMEVAGRESDLYQAVSDRAFAGDRAQAKLAVLGAVYGQTSGDGLKNLALLRRRFPKAVAYVDDAARAGEEGRLVRTWLGRTSPPAAGASDDFAEEAGIPQDDPSEAPVDQGWVPGYASSNSRARGRFARNFVVQGSAADWALLVLAALRRTCSDLAAELVFFQHDEVIVHCPAEEADAVVTAIREAAELAGRLTFGETPVRFPFTTAVVECYADAK
- a CDS encoding GPP34 family phosphoprotein — translated: MRSDTPGPTSRYLSLPEEFIVLSHLDSGKVHDTTQTAFGCAAAELAELALRRKVLVRPHKSRKFGVEVYRHKGEIELLDRGRTGLAWADELLADLADMTGLETHAVYRWLRRRHRKALPLHRQTLTERGVLHHRPGKLLGKERYYPDPGVRNALINEVRTAYTSQSPLTGHLLLLCDLLDGAELTKDLGLTLTHRQRLDRARGIGAVEPLPEVLRDTSTVLGFSIPKRDGGGFGFGDGD
- a CDS encoding sortase, which codes for MRYAHIAAGIGLVLGAVALQAPAAVAGDSDIDINPRNASPGSKVFVETTACGSETYGKGESKAGGSFHLFEGDREGVLAGEFQVPEGMDPSSDEVTVKCPPRTQVTGTYEVTMGGQPHGAVGAGFGDAGSGDTQPLVLGGVLLAGAAAGGLMRWRRYRSDSVGT
- a CDS encoding glycosyltransferase family 2 protein → MSQAEEGPRLAVAVVTMGNRPTEVDALLTSVAKQDVPPARIVIVGNGSPLPEFAERLGLPGEVTTIEVDENLGCPGGRNVGLRCLQEFGDVDVVVELDDDGLLIDGDVLRKVRDLYAADPRLGIVGFRIADENGETQRRHVPRVGASDPMRGGPVTGFLGGGHALSMPMLAEIGDWPAEFFFAHEETDMAWRAIDAGWTVRYEPELLLQHPKTSPARHAIYYRVTARNRVWLTRRRLPLPLIPVHLGIWILATLVRTRSVGGLKAWFGGFAEGLRQPGGERRPMRWRTVWRLTRLGRPPVI
- a CDS encoding class F sortase: METQRRTDASLYSSVLSVKVLACAAAAGIVLVIGGVHDAQPPQPSAAQGFAPPAATAPSQGFAELPASGRTPSAVIPAVQPLPPADPVRIRVPALKVDAPMMRLGLDRAGALRPPPADKANLAGWYGDGTAPGSTGTAITTGHVDTRTGSPGVFFGLGALAKGSVIEISRKDRRTALFTVDAVEFYSRKEFPSKKVYGRSELPQLRVITCGGRYAKKTGYQGNIVVYATLTEAR